In Methylomonas sp. ZR1, one DNA window encodes the following:
- a CDS encoding MerT/CopZ fusion-like heavy metal transport selenoprotein, translating to MNTDPETPIYTPSWLGIGALLAAIGASACCVGPFLLLSLGIGGAWMSTLTALEPVRPFFIILTVVFMALGYRKLYLMPQRCEEGESCATFDIQRRQRLMFWLGSAFILSLLAFPWLAPFFVAUEDLDMTINSGLLLVSLLLPATLWMPMAYAETTVAQPNQQQTVTLKLENMTCAMCTVTIKKALQKVEGVQTVAIDYDAKTAVVTFDSQKTNSVALIKATTDAGYRGSLVTPITR from the coding sequence ATGAATACAGACCCTGAAACACCCATTTACACACCGTCATGGTTAGGTATCGGCGCTCTCTTGGCCGCTATAGGGGCTTCGGCATGCTGTGTCGGGCCTTTTTTACTTTTATCTTTAGGTATTGGTGGCGCATGGATGAGTACGTTGACGGCACTGGAACCGGTCCGTCCATTTTTCATCATCCTGACCGTGGTCTTTATGGCGTTAGGGTATCGAAAACTTTATCTAATGCCTCAACGCTGTGAGGAAGGTGAAAGCTGCGCCACATTCGACATCCAGCGCCGACAACGCCTGATGTTTTGGTTGGGTTCAGCATTCATTTTGAGTCTGCTGGCCTTTCCCTGGTTAGCGCCTTTTTTCGTGGCTTGAGAGGATCTCGATATGACAATTAATTCTGGATTGTTACTGGTAAGCTTGTTGTTACCGGCCACTTTATGGATGCCAATGGCCTATGCTGAAACCACAGTGGCACAGCCAAACCAACAACAAACGGTTACACTGAAGTTAGAGAATATGACCTGCGCCATGTGCACAGTCACCATCAAGAAAGCCTTACAGAAAGTCGAAGGCGTGCAAACAGTGGCTATCGATTACGATGCCAAAACGGCCGTGGTTACTTTCGATAGCCAAAAAACCAATAGCGTCGCCTTGATCAAAGCCACGACAGATGCCGGTTATCGGGGTTCCCTGGTCACACCTATTACCCGATAA
- a CDS encoding D-alanyl-D-alanine carboxypeptidase family protein, whose product MIAQPLDAYLQRIRELFIELGIPEELPAGRGLALCREPLELIVAETTPQGRAYYLTAEAAVAWHALKQAAAEEGITLLMVSAFRSADYQADIIRRKLGKGQTIDEILRVLAPPGYSEHHTGHAIDIGSDDCPELGERFEQTAAFQWLSSNAKRFQFFLSFPRDNRFGYVYEPWHWCYRGRLSAKSSL is encoded by the coding sequence ATGATTGCCCAACCGCTTGACGCCTACTTACAGCGTATTCGCGAGCTATTCATCGAACTAGGCATTCCGGAAGAACTGCCGGCAGGTAGAGGTTTGGCATTATGCCGCGAGCCTTTAGAGTTGATCGTCGCGGAAACCACGCCGCAAGGCAGAGCGTATTATCTCACGGCGGAAGCGGCCGTTGCATGGCACGCATTGAAACAAGCCGCTGCCGAGGAGGGCATTACGCTATTGATGGTCTCGGCCTTTCGCAGCGCGGATTATCAAGCCGACATTATTCGGCGCAAGCTCGGGAAGGGCCAAACTATCGACGAGATTCTGCGTGTCTTGGCCCCGCCCGGTTACAGCGAACACCATACCGGTCATGCTATCGATATTGGCAGCGACGACTGCCCGGAGCTGGGCGAACGGTTCGAACAAACGGCTGCTTTTCAGTGGCTATCAAGCAACGCAAAACGCTTTCAATTTTTTCTGTCATTCCCGCGCGATAACCGCTTCGGGTATGTTTACGAGCCTTGGCATTGGTGTTATCGGGGACGGCTGTCGGCCAAAAGCAGTCTGTGA
- a CDS encoding MerR family DNA-binding protein — MNLTIGTLAKQTEVTIETIRHYQRIGLLTEPAKPDGGYRVYSADAIAQIRFIKRAQQAGFTLKEIATLLSLDGAHCADVRQLAEQKCQQIDQQIRDLTALRQALGSLVNDCQQTAPAAHCAILDAFGDDTSTNL; from the coding sequence ATGAACCTAACTATTGGCACACTTGCCAAACAAACCGAAGTCACTATCGAGACCATCCGTCACTATCAACGCATCGGCTTATTGACGGAACCCGCGAAACCCGATGGCGGTTATCGAGTTTATTCCGCTGATGCGATTGCCCAGATACGTTTTATCAAACGCGCTCAACAGGCCGGATTTACCTTGAAAGAAATTGCCACCTTGCTATCCCTTGATGGGGCGCACTGTGCTGATGTTCGGCAACTCGCCGAGCAGAAATGCCAGCAGATCGATCAACAAATCAGGGATTTAACGGCACTGCGCCAGGCATTGGGAAGCCTGGTCAACGATTGTCAGCAGACAGCGCCAGCCGCTCATTGCGCTATTCTCGATGCGTTTGGCGATGATACATCAACCAACCTCTAA
- a CDS encoding NTP transferase domain-containing protein yields the protein MDNVHAVIVAAGASSRMGSPKQLLIWQERPLLAHALVNAQAVLAERTLVVLGANAEAIKAAVDLSGSKVVLNPSWADGMAGSIRAGIQAVPDSASAVLLMLCDQPLISAAHLQSLLSAWQNAPERIVVSQYAESFGVPAVFPAAYFPQLASLTGDRGAKPLLLRFEDTLVKVPLREAELDVDTSSDYQRLHALNEM from the coding sequence ATGGATAATGTGCATGCCGTCATCGTGGCGGCCGGTGCCTCCAGCCGGATGGGCAGTCCCAAGCAATTACTGATTTGGCAGGAGCGTCCATTACTGGCGCATGCGCTTGTCAATGCGCAAGCCGTGTTGGCGGAGCGGACGTTGGTGGTATTGGGCGCAAATGCTGAGGCGATAAAAGCCGCGGTCGATTTGAGCGGCAGCAAAGTGGTATTGAATCCGAGTTGGGCGGACGGTATGGCCGGTTCGATTCGGGCTGGTATCCAGGCTGTGCCGGACTCAGCTAGCGCGGTATTGTTGATGCTGTGCGATCAACCCTTGATTAGCGCCGCGCATCTGCAAAGTTTGCTTAGCGCTTGGCAAAACGCGCCGGAGCGTATTGTGGTTAGTCAGTATGCGGAGTCGTTTGGCGTACCGGCGGTGTTTCCGGCTGCTTATTTTCCCCAGCTAGCCAGCTTGACCGGCGACCGGGGAGCCAAGCCCTTGTTACTGCGCTTCGAGGACACGCTGGTAAAAGTGCCGTTGCGGGAAGCGGAACTGGATGTCGACACCTCGAGCGATTACCAGCGCTTGCATGCACTCAATGAGATGTAG
- a CDS encoding cytochrome-c peroxidase, with translation MTLFRHSQLAIVLAGGVLLSFSAAAVELALGPMPISLKHLPVPPVPGLLDGPDPIVVNKNAAIALGKALFWDTNVGSDGMACASCHFHAGADGRVKNQLAPGGQSSPLSDQTFSNAMTGGSLGPNHTLSIGDFPLHQREDPFQEHSAILYDTDNVVGSSGTFGGEFRAVDRYTAPNDTCSRSVDSLFHAGAVGTRKVTPRNAPSVINAVFNHRNFWDGRANNVFNGSSPWGDRDPDAGVWVKQNATTLIKQRLHLINSSLASLAVAPPQNTTEMACRNRTLMELGRKLLLRRPLQNQKVHPEDSVLGPYSLNSKPGMNTLYKLLIMQAFNPKYWSYSGNPPIPAPKGFAPYNQTEANFGMFFGLAIQLYESTLISDESPFDNSARDAGNQPMELSASELNGLKQFRKNQCALCHLGPNFSAASINANAAIAKTHPEAFGEPTFFISASTNVVNRIPLLIKNAPVTAFFDTGFSSTGVTEETADIGAGGVDDFGNPLSFSKQYLQHLAGNNAAVLDEDVTKVRACDFQEALALNIKLPYSLPSLFTITDGIRPQPQSTENCFLPANNAFLPTTAAALAELNKPNTRKMVASVDSTFKIPSLRNIELTGPYMHNGSMATLEQAIEFYSRGGNFAYDSKQVTRVFPQPNLQLDAQNRADLIAFLKTLTDERVRYEKAPFDHPEIKIPHGHVGVEQTVSGGNPLGAVLGKDEFLTIDAVGAQGNASPIQPFEAYLAP, from the coding sequence ATGACATTGTTTCGTCATAGCCAATTAGCGATTGTTTTAGCCGGAGGTGTACTGCTCAGTTTCAGCGCCGCCGCGGTCGAATTGGCACTAGGGCCCATGCCGATAAGCCTGAAGCATTTGCCCGTTCCGCCTGTTCCCGGCCTACTGGACGGCCCGGACCCTATTGTCGTCAACAAGAACGCCGCGATTGCCTTGGGCAAAGCGCTGTTCTGGGATACTAACGTGGGTAGCGACGGCATGGCCTGTGCGTCCTGCCACTTTCACGCCGGCGCCGACGGCAGAGTAAAAAATCAGCTTGCTCCGGGCGGCCAATCCAGCCCCTTAAGCGATCAAACATTCAGCAATGCCATGACGGGTGGGTCTTTGGGACCCAATCATACCCTCAGCATTGGCGACTTTCCGCTACATCAAAGGGAAGATCCATTCCAAGAGCATTCCGCGATCCTCTATGACACTGACAATGTAGTCGGTTCGTCCGGTACTTTCGGTGGTGAATTCAGAGCAGTGGACCGCTACACAGCGCCTAACGACACCTGCAGCCGCAGCGTCGACAGCCTGTTTCATGCCGGCGCGGTCGGCACCCGCAAAGTAACGCCACGCAATGCGCCCAGCGTGATCAATGCGGTGTTTAATCATCGCAATTTTTGGGACGGCCGCGCCAACAATGTGTTTAACGGCAGCAGTCCTTGGGGCGACCGAGATCCCGACGCCGGCGTCTGGGTAAAACAGAACGCCACGACGCTAATTAAGCAGCGCCTGCATTTAATCAATTCCTCGCTGGCGTCATTAGCGGTAGCTCCGCCACAAAACACTACCGAAATGGCCTGCCGCAACCGGACCTTGATGGAACTCGGTAGAAAGCTGCTGTTACGCCGCCCGTTGCAAAACCAAAAAGTACATCCTGAAGACAGTGTATTGGGACCTTACAGCCTCAATAGCAAACCCGGCATGAACACTCTGTATAAGCTGCTGATCATGCAGGCATTCAATCCAAAATACTGGTCGTACAGCGGTAACCCGCCAATTCCGGCCCCCAAAGGGTTTGCGCCCTATAATCAAACCGAAGCCAACTTTGGCATGTTCTTTGGCCTGGCCATCCAACTCTATGAAAGCACATTGATTTCGGACGAATCGCCCTTCGACAACAGCGCCCGCGACGCCGGCAATCAACCCATGGAACTCAGCGCGTCGGAATTGAACGGCTTAAAACAATTCAGAAAAAATCAGTGCGCGCTCTGCCATTTAGGACCCAACTTCAGCGCGGCATCGATCAACGCCAATGCGGCCATTGCCAAAACTCATCCGGAAGCCTTCGGTGAACCGACTTTCTTCATCAGCGCATCCACCAATGTGGTCAATCGCATACCATTGCTTATCAAAAACGCCCCAGTCACCGCATTTTTCGATACCGGCTTTTCTTCTACAGGCGTCACCGAAGAAACGGCTGATATTGGCGCAGGCGGCGTCGACGACTTTGGTAACCCGCTATCGTTCAGTAAGCAATATTTACAGCATTTGGCGGGCAATAATGCCGCTGTACTGGATGAAGATGTCACTAAAGTGAGAGCCTGCGATTTTCAGGAAGCCCTTGCTCTAAATATCAAACTGCCTTATTCGCTGCCGAGCTTGTTTACCATCACCGACGGCATAAGACCCCAACCACAAAGTACGGAGAACTGTTTCCTGCCCGCAAACAATGCCTTTTTGCCCACGACAGCTGCCGCTTTAGCGGAGTTGAACAAGCCCAATACCCGGAAAATGGTAGCGTCTGTCGACTCGACATTTAAAATCCCCTCGCTACGCAATATCGAGTTAACCGGACCATACATGCACAACGGCAGCATGGCTACGCTGGAACAAGCGATCGAATTTTATTCGCGAGGCGGAAATTTTGCCTACGACAGCAAACAAGTTACTCGGGTATTTCCGCAGCCCAATCTACAACTGGATGCGCAAAACCGCGCCGACCTGATCGCCTTCCTGAAAACCTTGACCGATGAAAGAGTCCGCTACGAAAAAGCCCCCTTTGATCACCCCGAAATCAAAATACCCCACGGCCATGTTGGCGTGGAGCAGACAGTAAGCGGCGGTAATCCGCTGGGAGCCGTTCTGGGTAAAGATGAATTTCTGACCATTGACGCGGTTGGCGCCCAAGGCAATGCATCGCCCATACAGCCTTTCGAAGCGTATTTGGCACCCTAA
- a CDS encoding XdhC family protein, whose product MAHNINHLLEAYRQLQRDRQDSVLATIIETFGSTYQKAGARMLITQTGELVGLLGGGCFERDLVEQAGSVFETGHAKTLFYDMRSGEDAIWGLGLGCNGAVRVFLQLLEAEQEFSPLNLLVEAAEAQAHGVLVTVFESAHADFPAGRSQFLPAAIVGEQPILSSAPFPSATAALQTALQQKPRIETHPLDGLDIKVFYDPVQPPWQLLMFGAGADAIPLVNCAKSLGWRVTLVDHRPAHIKPERFPLADQLLHLTPEQVADQLDLHRFNAIMLMTHNIEYDQRFLQAIVHCRAAFIGLLGPAHRKQRLLHSLGDDAALIAERVFGPVGLDIGAQTPEEIALSIVAGIQAQLNGRSGLQLGNDVVAIKHVCSPG is encoded by the coding sequence ATGGCCCATAACATCAATCATCTGCTCGAAGCCTATAGGCAATTGCAACGCGACCGGCAGGACAGCGTGCTAGCGACCATTATCGAAACCTTCGGCTCGACTTACCAAAAGGCCGGCGCACGCATGCTGATTACCCAAACCGGGGAGTTGGTCGGTTTGCTGGGCGGTGGATGCTTTGAGCGGGATTTGGTGGAGCAGGCCGGATCGGTGTTCGAAACCGGCCATGCCAAAACCTTGTTTTACGATATGCGTTCCGGCGAAGATGCGATTTGGGGTTTGGGTCTGGGTTGTAACGGCGCTGTTCGGGTTTTCTTGCAGTTATTAGAAGCTGAGCAAGAATTTAGTCCCTTGAATCTGCTGGTCGAAGCCGCCGAAGCGCAAGCGCATGGAGTATTGGTTACGGTGTTCGAGTCCGCGCATGCGGATTTTCCGGCAGGGCGCAGCCAGTTCTTGCCGGCCGCCATTGTCGGGGAACAGCCGATATTATCCAGCGCGCCGTTCCCCTCCGCCACAGCGGCGCTGCAAACGGCCTTGCAACAAAAACCGCGCATCGAAACTCATCCGCTTGACGGCCTGGACATCAAAGTCTTTTACGATCCGGTGCAACCGCCTTGGCAGTTGCTGATGTTCGGCGCTGGGGCCGACGCAATACCGCTGGTGAATTGTGCCAAATCCCTGGGGTGGCGCGTGACCTTGGTCGATCACCGGCCCGCGCATATCAAGCCCGAGCGCTTTCCTTTAGCCGATCAATTATTGCATCTGACCCCGGAACAGGTGGCGGATCAGCTGGATTTGCATCGCTTCAACGCCATTATGCTGATGACCCACAACATCGAATACGACCAACGCTTTCTGCAAGCCATCGTCCACTGTCGGGCGGCGTTTATCGGTCTGCTGGGTCCGGCGCATCGCAAACAACGGCTGTTGCACAGCTTGGGCGATGATGCCGCGTTGATAGCCGAACGGGTATTCGGCCCTGTAGGACTGGATATAGGCGCGCAAACCCCGGAAGAGATTGCCTTGTCCATCGTGGCCGGCATTCAGGCCCAGCTTAACGGCCGTAGCGGCTTGCAACTAGGCAATGACGTAGTCGCGATCAAGCATGTCTGCAGCCCTGGATAA